One genomic region from Penaeus monodon isolate SGIC_2016 chromosome 24, NSTDA_Pmon_1, whole genome shotgun sequence encodes:
- the LOC119588759 gene encoding tectonic-3-like, whose protein sequence is MTSVLRWHLSVLLALYLVCTFIPNINAEDEGTNPMTSTSHLKVNNTLLPEDEIEETDDFNSTAKVPSNFTSNGTDTDYEDMDNGTYTTEYPEENITTPSTELPATLLPGTNISTELIVDDFCLCDLKVGYCDINCCCDEDCDADDRLVFSHCLERPQNILDPRYCFQQRLIFSNNTEYTVEYNDGGVFCIVTDNLPERTTYTAVKGATNIEEFEDLQKEEPHYSWVQNQPSLKFSEEPYVDGSPLWGFSYEGFVFNIGIPDSVVGSECEAETGMRFLQDFRSSCYRVFHYLPEDCQINQKLNALHYLSFYVIADPSNLYQNASSDNSTEAPTVSPTTTESPSEETTTDSSATSDPPETVTPLESESTTTSSANKQLEKTDVSEGIKAAMMDITSVEGLTLLEEIVVDQMQLLPINVSLCHWENSKEICVNIPLTNIPQPLYINGICQNVVSNIFYQFTHNGTEGLSKVHAKVHLTNISSQMTQSSQTFETKYMWASSEDLIIFERSGRPGYVYGKPLLLGKHVENVTEEGDLKEAIILDIDPENWLTILSPGPEGACNHRTQVTFGQDIRSGCAMKVTQDDLANRCQALQKKFQELLLGPVLLSSNGLRIASFGDSNVNNAADWVPILIPEKPRAASFSSSILGKTKCAELVLSMHLEIAFSLQGALANPQAKVVGIVLRYGEPQDIAITCTGPSCQNQTVPIELVSSVSFVDVTQSAHPAFAQPPRLDLKLPYDFFYPFLPSSSMPVCERNYMWVFVLISCVLFV, encoded by the exons ATGACCTCAGTTTTACGATGGCATTTATCTGTGCTACTTGCACTGTATCTTGTGTGTACCTTTATTCCAAATATAAATGCAGAAGATGAAGGTACCAACCCAATGACCAGTACTAGTCATTTGAAAGTCAATAACACCCTTTTGCCTGAGGATGAAATAGAAGAAACAGATGATTTTAATAGTACAGCAAAGGTGCCAAGTAATTTCACATCAAATGGAACAGACACAGATTATGAAGATATGGATAATGGCACTTATACAACTGAATATCCAGAGGAAAACATCACAACCCCATCAACTGAGCTTCCAGCAACCCTGCTCCCTGGCACTAATATCAGTACAGAACTAATTGTGGATGATTTCTGTCTGTGTGATCTGAAG GTTGGATATTGTGACATAAACTGTTGTTGTGATGAGGACTGTGATGCAGATGATCGGCTGGTGTTTTCTCATTGTCTGGAGCGTCCACAGAATATATTGG ATCCAAGGTACTGTTTCCAGCAACGTCTCATCTTCAGTAACAACACAGAGTACACTGTGGAGTATAATGATGGTGGAGTATTCTGTATTGTAACTGACAATTTACCGGAACGAACTACCTACACAGCTGTAAAG GGTGCAACTAATATAGAAGAGTTTGAGGATCTCCAGAAGGAAGAACCTCATTACTCTTGGGTGCAGAACCAACCCTCGCTCAAGTTTTCTGAAGAACCATATGTAGATGGCTCACCATTGTGGGGATTCAGCTATGAAGGATTTGTTTTCAACATTG GTATTCCTGACTCAGTAGTTGGAAGCGAGTGTGAAGCTGAAACAGGCATGCGTTTCCTCCAGGATTTCCGGTCTTCCTGTTACAGGGTCTTCCATTACCTTCCTGAAGATTGCcaaataaatcaaaaattaaatgcacttcattatttatctttctatgtgATTGCAGACCCAAGTAACTTGTATcag aatgcaAGTTCAGATAATTCAACTGAAGCACCAACAGTCTCACCTACAACAACAGAAAGTCCAAGTGAGGAAACCACAACTGATTCTTCTGCAACTTCAGATCCACCTGAAACTGTTACTCCACTCGAGAGTGAAAGCACAACCACTAGTTCAGCAAACAAGCAGTTAGAAAAGACAGATGTAAGTGAAGGAATAAAAGCTGCAATGATGGATATAACTTCAGTGGAAGGTCTAACACTGTTGGAGGAAATAGTCGTTGATCAAATGCAACTTCTGCCAATCAACGTTTCCTTATGTCATTGGGAAAATTCAAAAGAAATCTGTGTAAACATACCTTTAACTAATATACCACAGCCATTGTACATTAATGGTATTTGTCAAAATGttgtttcaaatattttttatcagtttacTCACAATGGCACAGAGGGTTTATCAAAGGTGCATGCAAAAGTTCATTTGACAAACATCAGCAGCCAAATGACACAGTCATCTCAGACCTTTGAGACTAAGTACATGTGGGCATCTTCTGAAGACCTTATCATATTTGAAAGAAGTGGTCGACCTGGCTATGTATATGGAAAGCCTCTGCTATTAGGAAAACATGTGGAAAATGTAACAGAGGAAG GAGACTTGAAAGAAGCCATCATCCTTGATATAGATCCTGAGAACTGGCTAACCATACTGTCTCCAGGGCCAGAAGGGGCCTGCAACCACCGCACACAGGTCACTTTTGGTCAAGATATCAGGTCAGGATGTGCCATGAAAGTAACCCAAGATGATTTAGCAAATAGGTGCCAAGCTTTACAGAAGAAATTCCAAGAACTACTTCTGGGACCTGTATTGCTGAGTTCTAATGGTTTGCGAATAGCATCGTTTGGGGACTCAAATGTCAACAATGCAGCAGATTGGGTTCCAATTCTTATACCAGAGAAACCCAGAGCTGCATCATTTTCAA GTTCAATACTTGGTAAAACTAAGTGTGCTGAGCTGGTCCTCTCTATGCATCTAGAAATAGCCTTCAGTCTTCAGGGTGCATTAGCCAATCCGCAAGCAAAAGTCGTGGGCATTGTTCTTCGTTATGGAGAGCCTCAGGACATTGCTATCACTTGCACTGGACCATCTTGTCAGAACCAGACAGTTCCTATAGAACTTGTGTCTTCGGTATCGTTTGTAGATGTCACTCAGTCTGCACACCCAGCATTTGCACAACCACCAAGATTGGATTTAAAGCTGCCATATGACTTCTTTTATCCATTCTTGCCTTCATCCAGTATGCCAGTTTGTGAGAGGAATtatatgtgggtttttgttttaatttcttgtGTATTATTTGTGTAA